Part of the Carassius carassius chromosome 20, fCarCar2.1, whole genome shotgun sequence genome, AACGTCTCGACTGGAATATTAACATCTTTTCCAGGTTAATCTCAAGTTTAGTCTTCGAGACGTTTAGGGGAAAGGTATCGTCTTCATATAGCCTAATGTACTGTAATGGCAGCATCCATGAAGCTTTGATTTAATTCACAATCTAGTCGTGGCGAATTTTTCTGATGTTTATGTGTTCAATAGCTCCCGTTTTCGCAGTATGTTGTTTATTCACTAATATTTCTGTGATTGATGATTGAAGACTTGTATCTGTGGATCTGACGTGAAACACCGCTGGGATGTTGACACGTCATGTGGTGTGACTTCATAGCGTTTTGCTAATTCTCTTGTTTTGTGTCTTGCAGCTTTTATGGTCTCATATTATTTGTGCAgttcttttaaaatgcatttattacatCTTAGCATGATTTAAAACGAACATTGTAAAGGCAAATCGTGATTACAAATGCTAAAACCTAAACGTTTAATgctgataaaaaaaagataatttacaaattatacattatataacatAGAAAAATGTAGGGCcagtaacatttttaatttggcatctatgaatatttaaatatgaatgttttattattaatacttagactaattaatttgattaaaagtgaaagtaaaaaaagtTCAATTCAGTTTCAAATAGATTTTGAACTGTATTCAACAAAGAAAAATCAAAAATTGGCAAATTAGccaattagaatgatttgtgaaggatcacgtgacaggagtctggagtaatggctgctgctgaatattcagctttgcatcataggaataaattatattttaaaatatattcaaatagagaacaattatattaaattagagtaatatttcagtttttactgtattttcaataaaactaaATTTTGTGTGCATAAGAAACGTGAAAGCATGAAAAAAATGGTACCAAAcccacacttttggatggtaaCACACGTCTGTAACTGTGTTTTTGCCAGTTGTGTCCACCATGGATTTGCTTATCATAGAGATACAACTGTGGGCAAACAGGTTATGCACCACGCAAACTCTCTGTGTGGACTTTTTAGGCAGGTCTTTTGCATGGTGAGAACTGCTGCATTGAGAACAGCATGGACAGCAAAGTGACACAGATCTCCCGAGAAGATCTGGAGGACCTGAGAGAGGCTTTCAACAAAATCGGTCAGTTCAATTCTGTCTGAATCTCACTGTAGTCTTAGTAAACTGTGCATTGGAACGAGTTTGGATCATCTGACTTGGTGCTTGTCAAACATTATCAAAGCTGCAATAACTGACTATAAATGTCTGTTTTTACGGCTGCGCATTGTCTTACGCAATTCTAAACATATCATTTTAATGCTGAAGTTTTATGTCCAACCATTTGCTGCAAGAATGGACAACTGTCAACGCAAactgccgttttttttttattgcagataTTGATAACAGTGGCTATGTAAGCGATTTTGAACTTCAGGAGCTCTTTCGAGAGGCCAGCTTTAACATTCCTGGATACAAGGTTCGGGAGATTGTGGAGAAGTTCATGGAAGGTGACACCAACAAAGACGAGAAGATCAGTTTTGAAGAGTTTGTTGCGGTAAGCCTGACTATGGGTTTTTGTCTTATCTTAAAATGCTGGTGAGCTGGTCAAAGTGTCTGATCTGTTGATTGTGCCACGCACTTTGAAAGCTGAGATCTCGCTTTATTTTTCAGATATACCAAGACATGAGAAGCAAAGAGGTGAGAGAAACTTTCCGTAAGTGCATCTCCAGGCGGGATGGGATTCGTTCGTTTGGAGGAACATCGAAGATCTCAAGTGAAGGAACTCAGCATTCTTACTCAGGTGGTGGCGTTTACATCCTCACGGAAGTCACTATGAAACAATAATGTGCTTAGTTATGTTATGCACATTTATGCACAGTTATGCACATTTCTGGTTTTTATGTAGAAACGGTTTGTCTAATTTTTGCCCACCTCCATTCTGCTATACAATGCCCAACTTTCTCCATCCAAGGAATTCCTGCTGCATAAAATCAAGTCCAGCTCTACATACTTTCAtattgaatatcctgtttcacctggacatgtgtaaaaatatcctcTGAGCTGTTTCTGCTATACTTGAGAACTACTTAAAAGTGAAAACCTGAAATATTTGAGATTTGTCAATGAATGACCCCTGACACATGTGGACCAAATGTCATTTTgctaatgttttttatttgttctcaGATGAAGAAAAAGTGGCCTTTGTGAACTGGATCAATAAGGCCTTGGCAGACGATCCTGACTGCAAGCATCTGATCCCGATGGACCCGGAGACTGACAGCTTATTCAAATCTGTGAAAGATGGAATATTGCTGTGGTAATATGAGATGAACTGTGTAATGTTTGTTATGCTGTTAAATGCACATAGGTATTCATTATTCATCACAGTTACTGATAAATACGAGCTCATGTTTAACAACATCTTGGCTGTCTCTTTACAGCAAAATGATCAACCTCTCACAGTCAGACACCATTGATGAGCGGGTCATCAATACCAGGAAGTGCACTCCATTTACAATGACTGTAAGCATTCTCACATTTGAAACCCAACAAGCATAAAAAAAGTAGATCTTTGAAAATCTCACTTAATAGGTCaatctaccacacacacacacacacacacacacacacatgttgggttttcatgcatgttttatggggacattctgtagatgtaattatttttctactgtacaaactgtattttctataccTTTACCCTAATGTTTTCCCTTAAACCTACCTCTCAAACGAAACCTAGACATATTCTTAGCTAGTTTTTTAAGATAACCTCAATGTGCTTTATGTATCGTTTATATTGTTGTGTGCTATTAAATTATATCTAAGACCAATTAACACTTATTTCTGGGTGAAATATAACCAGGACCTGTTCTTAACTAGTTTTTTAAGATAACCTCAATGTGTTTATCTAtcttttatattgctgtgtgctATTAAATTATATCTAAGACCCATTAACACTTATTTCTGGGTGAAATATAACCAGGACCTGTTCTTAACTAGTTTTTTAAGATAACCTCAATGTGTTTATCTAtcttttatattgctgtgtgctattaaattatctttaaaacCAGTTAACACTAAGCATGATAGCTATATAGATATCACTATATTGTTATAGATATAgctatatttaaaatgctaaCATAAGCATCCACATCACCACATGATAATGctacaatatattaatattttaatgcatcattgtataaatacatgcaaatacatatttttataagttttttATAAGAACCATTCTTTATAAGTTTTGTGAGATTCTTCCTAATGCACTTTCTTTATGTTCATCATCTTTAGACCCATACACACTGAAAATGACAGCTATATAGATAACACTATCTATATATAGCATCCATAACATCACACgataatgttctgtttattataagcgtGTGCTGCAGTTTAGGCATCTGTCATTTAATGCTCCAGCTTTTTAAAgtcaggtggattctgattggctgaaagtgactcttgtttatttgttttcttactgttatagttgtggtgtggacgtCACTATTCTCACAgaatcagaacgattattaatACTTCTAGTGTGAATGTGCCTTCAGAAGCTTTCGGATAAAAGATGTGTGCATTATATTTTGACAACAAATAGTTCTATCTGTTGTTTCTACAGGAGAATTTGGTGTTGGCTCTCAACTCTGCGTCAGCTATTGGCTGCACTGTGGTCAACATCGATGCTCAGGACATGAAAGCAGGAACCCCTCACCTCGTGCTTGGCCTCCTCTGGCAAATCATAAAAATCGGCCTCTTCGCTGACATTGAGATCTCACGCAATGAAGGTCATTACTCTGCTGCAATAGCATAAATTGAGATTTTTATAATCATGGTGctgccataaataaataaaagcatgcaTGTGCGTGAGTGACTGATTTATGCCTCTTAAGAGGTTTGAGTAACACGTGTCTGTGTATTTATGCCTCTGTAGCTCTAATTGCTttgctggatgagtcagaggatcTGGACCACCTGATGTCAATGTCCCCCGAGGACCTATTGCTGCGATGGGTCAACTATCACCTCAAAGCTGCTGGCTGGGAACCAATCAGAAACTTCAGTGACGACATTAAGGTAGTTAATAAGCTTCATTAAAGATGTCATCATTATCAGTTGCTACTGAAAATTGATCaccccattatatatatatatatatacagtacagaccaaaagtttggaaacattactatttttaatgtttttgaaagaagtttcttctgctcatcaagcctgcatttatttgatcaaaaatacagaaaaaactgtaatattgtgaaatattacaattgaaaataattgtttttaaatttattatactttaaattatcatttatttctgtgatgcaaagctgaatttttaggatcattatcacatgatcctttagaaatcattctaatatgatgattcattatcaaagttggaaacagttctgctgcttaatattttttcagaacgtgatactttttttggatacttgtgtgaataaaaagtaaaaaaaaaaaaaagaagctatgtttttaaaatataaatattttgtaataacaatatacactactggtgagtaatttggggtcagtcatttttttttcttttttaaaaaaaaaaataaaatcaatacttttattcagcaaggatgtgttaaattgataaaaagtgatagtaaagaaaatatattattagaatatatattattattattattttttttttttgaataaatgcaattctttttaaccttttattcatcaaatatattagacagcagaactgtttccaacactcataataaatcagaatattagaatgatttctaaatgatcctgtgatagactggatgttacatgtgacactgaaggctggagtaatgatgctgaaaattcagctttgcatcacaggaataaattcttttttaaaagtatattcaaatagagaactattattttaagttgtaataatatttcacaatatttctgttttttctgtatttttgatcaaataaatgcaggcttgatgaacagaagaaacttctttcaaaaacattaaaaatagtaatgtttccaaacttttggtctgtactgtatatatatatatatatatatatatatatatatatatatatatatatatatatatatatatatatatatatatatatatatcaaataaatgcagctttggtaagcaaaagagaccccaaacttttgaacggtagtgaatATCCtaaatttattaattacaaatagcATAGATAAAGGTAATATATTTTCagaatttaaaacatatttagtgCAAACCTTCAGATGCAAAAATATGTTACAAAATGCACTTCAgggttttaaaaaaatacatttagtgtataaatatttttggatttatgaaatatatatgtacatacatgttaatatatattttttaaatatatatttaaagtatatacCATATGGTAAATGAATCACAGGCCTAGATATGAAAGCCTATAGGCAGTATAAAAGCCCAGCCTTTGATCTGGTTTGACATCAAATTCTGTGAGCTGTAATTTGCTTGTCAGTTAAGATTGACTTATGTAACTAAACAGAGCCTTTTTCTGCTCTCAGGACTCCAGGGCATATTTCCACCTGCTCAATCAGATCTCGCCTAAAGGAGACGTGGATGACGAGATGAGGATTGACATTGACATGTCTGGTTTCAATGTAAGTCCTTCTGAACGTTTGGTCGGCAGCCTTTGCCTTTTTACTGAGGAAGTCAACATGCTGATTTGTTTCCTGTGTCAGCGACTGTTTAGCACTTAATGACATGATGTAGTGCAGATAAGAAACTTCTTGACTTTTTGACACCCAACACTGATTGCTGCCTAAACAAAGCCAAGCGAAATATGAGAACAAAAAACAACAAGACAAGGACCTAAAAAAGGGAGAGCGGTTATGAGTGTTGGGTTTGTTTTTGAAAATCAGAATTGGGCAGGTTTATTTGTCTATGAATTATACATATTTGTGGTGAAAATTTCACTATTGCTATTGCACTATAACTATTTTTCGAATCCCTTTTTGGTTTTGACACcccaaaaatacaacaaagaccTTGTCCAGGTTGCTGCACATGTCTCCACACATCATGTTAGTGACTCTCAGCTGATCCATGTCTACCTAAAAGAATATGAGGCCTATCACTACTTCCTTATATAAGGTCCATTCAGTATTATTTAGCAGCTTTGCTCACTTTGCTCAGGAGCCAGTTATCCTTCTCCATCCCCAGCTCCGCATCTAAATAATCACGCACTGCAGTTTTGTTGTCTCTcgttttaaattatttacatctTTAAAGTCAGACGAATTCTGGGTAGAATATAACTATTCactgtgtccttgttacagtataatcacacatttaagtactgagtaatattaattaactacatgtacttactatatggttagggttatgGTACATATTGCATGTGTAACAAAGACACCTGAAAATAGTGTTACTGTACATTTTGAAACCCTTAAGCCTAAGAATGACATGCCAAAATACCATGAAGAAAATATTAtcacaaattacttaaaaaaattattttcatcatAATGCATAATGTTTTGCTTATAATGGGTTTTTATCAGTTATTCTTGATGGTGATTCTCATTGCTATTGACACCCCAAATGACTTATTGAATTTTACTCTAAAACtggttaaagtatattttttttataatttaatggcCTTACAATCACCTAGAGAACCCTTAGAGCACATAAGTGCCACAAAAGGTTTTGAATAAGCAAGAACCACTTAAATTGTATTCAGACAATGCAAACTGTAATTTGAGATCTTATGTCGGCTCCAATAGCCTTGTGGTTAGTGCGTCGACATATAGCACAACTATGTGATTAAAAAAcggatttaaaaatgaataaaaactatactaGTAACTACATTTTGTGCAAAACAATGTTTATACTGTATGGGAAAAATCATGCAAATAGGGTCTATTTTTCATGCCAAAGAAAGTGACTGAATGTGGGTGTAAAGTGTATTGTTTGTAATGTTACACCTCATATTGTCCTATTATTGTGCTACAGAACATCCATTAATCACGTAGCAGATGTCTTTTAGATAATCACCTGCTTTAGAGCACTGCTTCAGATCTCTAGTTCTTTAGGTTTAATAAGTGTCTGTTTTAGGAGCGTGATGATGAAAGGCGAGCAGAGCTGATGCTGAAGCAGGCGGATCGTCTGGACTGCAGACAGTTTGTGACTCCCAATGATGTGGTGGCAGGAAACCAGAAGCTCAACATGGCCTTTGTAGCCAATCTTTTCAACATGTACCCAGCCTTGAACCGACCCGCCAGTAATGGCATTGATTATACAATTGAGGGTgagttgcattattttttatatgtgaaTTTGCCAAACATGGGACGTGAGAAAGGTGTTGTGTATGCAGCCTGGGGCTCTCTTGTGTTTCagagagcttgcagactgcctgtgatGAATGATGCTGCCTTATCTTTGCTCTACCTCTGAGCTCACATCCTGTCTGAATTACCAAGCAGACATGTGATCAAAACAAGAAACATACTCAAACAACTGCATCCATGAAAGCACTTATTTCAAGCAATACATTCATAACGGcatacaagtaaaaaaaagtcCATATTTTACTCTTTATTTTGCAATGGCTGTATTATCTTCACCACCTACATAttcttctttttaatattattttgtaacaCAAAGctggatataataataataataacttaatagtGTATTGTTTCCTATGATATTTTTGAGCATTTTTGTTCTTACAAGTTTGATTCATAAAACCTGATAACAAACaggaaatattcaaatgtaaagtGACTTAGAGTGACGTCATAGGTGAGGTTTCAAGATATTCGGTTACAGGTTACATTTTATGAATACATAATTACTGAACTGATCTTATCGAGGTTTTCTTGCACGCTCGCTCTGGAGGCGTTGCGGTTTATTGGCGAGTTAAAGCACGTGCAGTGTTGTGAGTGAGCAGCAGGGGGCGTGCTGTGGCTGTTCTGCACGTGTGTGTAAGAGGGTCACACGTGACATCAGTAATTGGGGTCATTGGGTTCATCTCACTGTCTGTTTATCTCTCTTCTGTCCTCCTGATCTGATTGTTCCCTTTTCTTCTTCATTCTGTCTCCTTGAATACAGTAGTCAATGCCATCAAGCCTACACATAAGTAGATTTGCCAGAACCTGTTAACTGCCTTTTCTCTTCCATTTACATTGCaaaaagagaattttttttattttgccgtCATGCCCTTGGCTTCATTCATAACAATATTTATTCAGTCCGCAGCCTGgttttattgttaattatgaCAAAGGTCTATTGTGCAAACTaagaatattttgaatattttaagaatatttaaatgGCTTTATTAAAAACGTATTTACTAAGAGTTTATCATGGGAAACTAATCTAGCTTTTTTAGATCTGACTTCATCCCTAGTTCACTtttatgaaaactaaaaaaaatcattagcatATGACTACCCACATTTATATATCAATGTTGGTTTGTCAGTCTATATATAGAAATCATAAAGGTTCCACAGCCAAAGTAGCCAATTTAATTTTATGAGATGGTTTGTACTTATTATGTGAGTATGGTATAAACACGAACATCCAATCAAAATATtcaacatataaaataataaaaatgcataataatcTTCAAAATGAATA contains:
- the LOC132096754 gene encoding plastin-1-like, whose amino-acid sequence is MDSKVTQISREDLEDLREAFNKIDIDNSGYVSDFELQELFREASFNIPGYKVREIVEKFMEGDTNKDEKISFEEFVAIYQDMRSKEVRETFRKCISRRDGIRSFGGTSKISSEGTQHSYSDEEKVAFVNWINKALADDPDCKHLIPMDPETDSLFKSVKDGILLCKMINLSQSDTIDERVINTRKCTPFTMTENLVLALNSASAIGCTVVNIDAQDMKAGTPHLVLGLLWQIIKIGLFADIEISRNEALIALLDESEDLDHLMSMSPEDLLLRWVNYHLKAAGWEPIRNFSDDIKDSRAYFHLLNQISPKGDVDDEMRIDIDMSGFNERDDERRAELMLKQADRLDCRQFVTPNDVVAGNQKLNMAFVANLFNMYPALNRPASNGIDYTIEGETREDRTFRNWMNSLGVAPHVNHLYSDLQDSLIILQLYERIQVPVNWTRVNKPPYPILGSNMKKLENCNYAVALGKKEAKFSLVGIGGENINEGSSMHTLALVWQLMRRYTLKVLSDIGDGEKVSDQVIIDWVNNTLKQGQKDSYINSFKDKSISTSLPVIDLIDTIMPKTIKYEMVKTGELPPEDRLNNAKYAISVARKIGVRVYALPDDLVEVNPKMVMTVFACLMGRGLKKADG